Proteins from a genomic interval of Paenibacillus sp. FSL R5-0623:
- a CDS encoding NUDIX domain-containing protein — translation MIRTVSLCVIRRGEEVLLEEFFDEAVGITYYRPIGGTVEYGESSKITVIREVKEEIDADISEPTLIGVIENIFNYQGQIGHENDFIYEAELMNRSLYDLKEIDGIEGSKPYKAVWKPLNYFKGNLTVKLVPDGLLELLQDGTDGRYIKRLSKR, via the coding sequence ATGATTAGAACAGTTTCACTTTGTGTTATCCGAAGAGGGGAAGAAGTACTGTTAGAAGAGTTTTTTGATGAGGCTGTAGGCATAACTTATTATCGACCTATTGGGGGAACAGTTGAATATGGAGAAAGTAGCAAAATCACTGTAATTCGTGAAGTCAAAGAAGAAATTGATGCAGATATTTCAGAACCTACCTTGATTGGTGTAATTGAGAATATATTCAACTACCAGGGTCAAATTGGACATGAAAATGATTTTATTTATGAGGCTGAACTTATGAATAGATCACTTTACGATTTGAAAGAAATAGATGGAATAGAAGGAAGTAAACCCTATAAAGCAGTATGGAAACCACTTAATTATTTTAAGGGGAATTTGACAGTAAAACTGGTACCAGATGGGTTACTAGAGTTGCTTCAAGACGGAACAGATGGAAGATATATTAAACGTTTAAGTAAACGATAG
- a CDS encoding Type 1 glutamine amidotransferase-like domain-containing protein gives MSSLLLTSCGFYTEDIKNQFLDFIDGDISQLKVSIITTASPRKETNRYAQRAMQEFKDMGFQHINFVDIEFDDPQILLHRDVIYINGGNPFTLLYYAKKSGADEIIRTLAAQNVIIVGVSAGTLLLGPNINIVDFFTPQMNTMSLTDFKALGVTDKLIFPHYDREDVFKDRTNKTIEERIVEFESNENCKVTRLKDEEYISILINEAH, from the coding sequence ATGAGTAGCTTGTTACTAACCTCTTGTGGTTTTTATACTGAAGATATTAAAAATCAATTTCTGGATTTTATTGATGGAGATATTTCTCAATTAAAAGTCTCAATTATTACAACAGCATCCCCTAGAAAAGAAACTAATAGATATGCACAAAGAGCAATGCAAGAGTTTAAGGATATGGGATTTCAGCATATCAATTTTGTAGATATTGAATTTGATGACCCGCAAATTCTCTTACATAGAGATGTTATATATATCAATGGTGGGAATCCATTTACATTATTGTATTACGCTAAGAAAAGTGGTGCTGATGAAATTATCAGAACACTGGCCGCACAGAATGTAATTATAGTTGGAGTAAGTGCAGGAACGTTATTACTGGGGCCGAATATTAACATCGTCGATTTCTTTACTCCACAGATGAATACAATGAGTTTAACGGATTTTAAGGCATTAGGTGTAACCGACAAGCTTATTTTTCCTCACTATGATCGAGAGGACGTATTTAAAGATCGTACTAATAAAACAATTGAAGAGAGAATAGTAGAATTTGAATCCAATGAGAACTGTAAGGTGACAAGGCTTAAAGATGAAGAGTATATCTCAATCTTAATAAACGAAGCACATTGA
- a CDS encoding Gfo/Idh/MocA family oxidoreductase, which translates to MAKDGMFYAPKSVTKEVVCGPGEFTIAAVALDHGHIYGMVGGLLEAGATLKWVYDPDPAKVEAFRKQFPQAQVAGSEAEVLADDEVLLVASAAITSDRAPLGMRVLAAGKDYFTDKAPFTTLEQLKLAREEVKRTGKKYMVYYSERLHVESAIYAGQLIEQGAIGKVVQVMGTGPHRLNAGGRPDWFFKHEQYGGILCDIGSHQIEQFLTFASCTDAEVGFSRVHNFNHPQFPELEDFGEASLVGDNGASGYFRVDWFTPDGLGTWGDGRTVILGTDGYIELRKYIDVAREPEGDQVYLVNHEGEFRYSVKGKVGYPFFGQLIRDCLDRTETAMTQEHAFKAAELCLIAQHKAMSERVVRSSGAK; encoded by the coding sequence ATGGCTAAAGACGGAATGTTTTATGCACCAAAAAGTGTTACAAAAGAGGTCGTATGTGGTCCGGGTGAGTTCACTATTGCTGCTGTTGCGCTGGATCATGGGCACATCTACGGCATGGTTGGGGGATTGTTGGAGGCTGGAGCTACCCTCAAGTGGGTGTATGATCCGGACCCGGCGAAGGTAGAGGCATTTCGGAAGCAGTTCCCACAGGCTCAAGTTGCTGGATCTGAAGCCGAAGTGCTCGCCGATGATGAGGTGTTATTGGTGGCAAGTGCAGCGATCACTTCAGATCGAGCGCCGCTTGGCATGAGAGTTCTGGCCGCAGGCAAGGATTATTTTACAGACAAAGCCCCATTTACCACGCTGGAGCAATTAAAGCTTGCACGAGAAGAAGTGAAGCGAACAGGCAAAAAGTACATGGTGTATTACAGTGAACGACTGCATGTAGAAAGTGCGATCTATGCGGGGCAGCTCATCGAACAGGGAGCAATCGGCAAAGTAGTGCAAGTTATGGGTACAGGCCCGCATCGCTTAAATGCCGGAGGAAGACCCGACTGGTTCTTCAAGCATGAGCAGTATGGCGGTATTCTCTGTGATATCGGGAGTCACCAGATCGAACAATTTCTGACGTTTGCATCATGTACGGACGCTGAGGTAGGTTTCAGTCGTGTGCATAACTTCAATCACCCACAGTTCCCGGAATTGGAAGACTTCGGCGAAGCTTCTCTGGTCGGGGACAACGGAGCGTCCGGTTACTTCCGAGTGGACTGGTTCACACCGGATGGTCTGGGCACATGGGGCGATGGGCGTACAGTTATTCTGGGAACGGACGGTTATATCGAGCTGCGGAAGTACATTGATGTAGCGAGAGAACCGGAAGGAGATCAGGTCTATCTGGTTAACCATGAAGGCGAGTTTCGCTACAGCGTGAAGGGCAAGGTCGGTTATCCTTTCTTCGGCCAACTTATTCGCGATTGCCTGGACCGGACCGAGACAGCCATGACACAAGAACATGCATTCAAAGCGGCAGAACTCTGTCTGATTGCACAGCACAAAGCCATGAGCGAGCGCGTGGTGCGGAGTAGCGGAGCGAAGTAA
- a CDS encoding nucleotidyltransferase domain-containing protein: protein MKLEKVINRIEIQSEYKDLVDKYIDHILNEFKGKIHSIYMCGSIPKGTAKPFKSDADFTIVCANPQDIDYERLSNIKDRLLEEYPFVTKMDTIICSIDDVLSRPNEWGFWVKIICVCIHGEDIGEKVPPIIISPEFILDLNTDTKEEVDRVHRSLSNVSDNSMKTRYIKGYSKRLIRALYSLVLEDTGVWEDEIIKMKNAILNYCEIDSALVEYLYACYLDSDVSVEEFLEIADEVYHYFETALHTMAASRNSFG, encoded by the coding sequence ATGAAATTAGAAAAAGTTATAAATAGAATTGAAATACAAAGTGAATATAAGGATTTGGTTGATAAGTATATAGATCATATACTTAACGAATTTAAAGGTAAGATTCATAGCATTTATATGTGTGGCTCGATTCCAAAAGGAACAGCTAAACCTTTTAAGTCAGATGCAGACTTTACTATTGTATGTGCAAATCCCCAAGACATTGATTACGAAAGATTGTCAAATATCAAAGACAGGCTTTTGGAAGAATATCCATTCGTCACTAAGATGGATACGATCATTTGCTCGATTGATGATGTATTAAGTAGACCGAACGAGTGGGGTTTTTGGGTTAAGATCATTTGTGTTTGCATACATGGGGAGGACATTGGTGAAAAAGTACCCCCGATCATAATTTCTCCAGAATTCATTTTAGACTTAAATACAGATACCAAGGAGGAAGTAGATCGTGTACATCGTTCACTTTCTAATGTTAGTGATAACTCAATGAAAACTAGATATATTAAAGGTTACTCTAAGAGATTAATTCGTGCATTATACTCTTTGGTTTTAGAAGATACAGGGGTATGGGAAGATGAAATCATTAAGATGAAGAATGCCATATTAAACTATTGTGAGATTGACTCCGCTTTAGTTGAGTATCTGTATGCTTGTTACTTGGATAGCGATGTATCTGTTGAAGAGTTTCTGGAAATTGCAGATGAAGTATATCACTATTTTGAGACCGCCTTACATACAATGGCTGCCTCCAGAAATTCATTTGGATAA
- a CDS encoding ferritin-like domain-containing protein codes for MNITFSKWVQYYRRNNQNLKYIHWDDNYKLTTNEREIIIKSIQQFQLGENSEGTHLIKRAQEYVHQTQDQDYYEALIEFIKEEQRHARDLGRFMKVQGIPLLRRHWVDNVFRRLRRYASLEQSVIVLLTAEIIAKLYYKALQKSTKSEVLIDLCNQILSDEKKHVQFQSETLHKFAQNRNVLFNRIVYILRRILFEGTLIIVWYQHKPVFKAGGYKLKSYYYECRHEFNLTKKIIANSQ; via the coding sequence ATGAATATCACTTTCTCGAAATGGGTGCAATATTATCGAAGAAATAATCAAAACCTCAAATATATTCATTGGGATGACAACTATAAATTAACAACTAATGAAAGAGAAATAATCATTAAGTCAATTCAACAGTTTCAATTAGGAGAAAACTCTGAAGGTACACATCTAATTAAACGTGCGCAAGAATATGTACATCAGACACAAGATCAGGATTACTATGAAGCGCTTATAGAATTCATTAAAGAAGAACAGAGGCACGCTAGAGATCTAGGCAGATTTATGAAGGTACAGGGAATCCCACTCCTTCGTAGACATTGGGTGGACAATGTATTTAGAAGATTACGTCGATATGCGAGTTTAGAACAATCAGTCATTGTTCTATTAACTGCTGAGATCATTGCTAAGTTGTACTATAAAGCCTTGCAAAAATCTACAAAGTCAGAAGTATTAATCGATTTATGTAATCAGATTTTAAGTGATGAGAAGAAACATGTTCAGTTTCAATCCGAAACACTTCATAAATTTGCTCAAAATAGAAACGTTCTCTTTAACAGAATAGTTTATATCCTTCGTAGAATCCTTTTTGAAGGAACGCTAATTATAGTGTGGTATCAACATAAGCCTGTATTTAAAGCTGGGGGATATAAACTCAAAAGTTATTACTATGAATGCCGTCATGAGTTTAACTTAACAAAGAAGATTATAGCTAATTCACAGTAG
- a CDS encoding DUF1643 domain-containing protein — MLFAQLAEKNQLHFKSGSINGTSGVAVFNTSCTNRYFLEKRWEQGENILTAIMMNPSTASHNETDDTVDQLISVAKTQNCHALFVVNVSSHIQGTSSKTKVSHFDYEAINWLFVSNAILEAKIVFLGWGMKGQKGINKQQKLYPAIVNTFKTSIDKLYSYEVLKSEDKKFIENPIFYVPHPRPQGQKDKYLNISIQNISNDDFNCLFVR, encoded by the coding sequence TTGTTGTTTGCTCAACTGGCTGAAAAAAATCAGTTACATTTTAAATCTGGTTCAATTAACGGGACTTCAGGAGTTGCTGTTTTCAATACATCGTGTACTAATCGATATTTTTTAGAGAAACGTTGGGAACAAGGTGAAAACATTCTGACTGCAATAATGATGAATCCAAGTACGGCTTCACACAATGAAACTGATGATACGGTTGATCAGTTAATTAGTGTTGCAAAAACGCAGAATTGTCATGCACTATTTGTTGTTAATGTTTCTAGTCATATTCAAGGTACCAGTAGTAAAACAAAAGTTTCACACTTTGATTATGAAGCCATTAATTGGTTGTTTGTTTCTAATGCTATTTTAGAAGCTAAAATCGTTTTCCTTGGATGGGGGATGAAGGGGCAGAAAGGAATTAATAAACAACAAAAATTATATCCTGCTATAGTAAATACTTTTAAGACTTCGATAGATAAATTGTATAGTTATGAAGTATTAAAATCGGAAGATAAGAAATTCATTGAAAATCCTATTTTTTATGTACCTCATCCACGGCCTCAGGGGCAGAAAGATAAATATTTAAATATATCAATTCAAAATATTAGTAATGATGATTTCAACTGCTTATTTGTTAGATAA
- a CDS encoding HAD hydrolase-like protein, translating into MLEAVIFDMDGTIFQTNKILELSLEETFSILRSRNEWSSETPTQKYREIMGVPLPVVWETLLPNHSNEIRRIVDEIFLEKLIANINYGNGALYPHVKEVFDFLKQEGCLIFIASNGLIEYLNAIVNCYKLNNWVTETFSIQQIETQNKDDLVRYILMKYHINNAAVVGDRISDINAAKNNGLKAIGCRFDFAQEWELKQADYIIDDLLELKKYI; encoded by the coding sequence ATGCTGGAAGCGGTTATTTTCGATATGGATGGTACAATATTTCAAACAAACAAAATCTTAGAGTTATCGTTAGAAGAAACGTTTTCTATCTTGAGGTCTCGTAATGAATGGTCGAGTGAGACTCCAACTCAAAAATATCGTGAAATTATGGGAGTTCCTCTACCAGTAGTTTGGGAAACGTTATTACCGAACCATTCAAACGAAATCAGACGGATTGTGGACGAGATCTTCCTAGAGAAGCTAATTGCAAATATTAATTATGGCAACGGTGCGCTTTATCCGCATGTCAAAGAAGTTTTTGATTTTTTAAAACAGGAAGGCTGCTTAATTTTTATTGCAAGTAATGGACTAATCGAATACCTCAATGCCATCGTTAACTGTTACAAGTTAAATAATTGGGTGACAGAAACCTTTAGCATCCAGCAAATAGAGACTCAGAATAAGGATGACTTAGTTAGATACATCCTTATGAAATATCACATCAACAACGCTGCTGTAGTTGGCGACAGGATCTCTGATATCAATGCAGCAAAAAACAATGGATTGAAGGCTATTGGTTGTCGATTTGACTTTGCCCAAGAATGGGAGCTTAAACAAGCGGATTATATTATTGATGATTTACTTGAATTGAAAAAATATATTTAA
- a CDS encoding VOC family protein, with protein MILGLYEAHLPVSYLSQSIEFYSKLGLELAWRDEDTAFFWIEKEKSWVGLWQGEEYLTSYHPSLRHIAFRVSYEDLRHSVKWLQTIEIEPVPFGKRDSIDPFVRPNQGNASVYFDDPDGNSLELMCFVSVPENLKNISNKLSIEEWEDLLKDKN; from the coding sequence ATGATACTTGGGTTGTATGAAGCACATTTACCAGTGAGTTACTTAAGTCAATCAATCGAATTTTATTCTAAATTAGGATTAGAGCTGGCCTGGAGAGATGAAGATACAGCTTTCTTCTGGATTGAAAAAGAAAAGAGTTGGGTCGGTCTATGGCAAGGCGAAGAGTATCTCACTTCTTATCATCCATCATTAAGGCATATAGCATTTCGAGTTAGTTATGAAGATCTTAGACATAGTGTGAAATGGCTTCAAACCATTGAAATAGAGCCTGTCCCATTTGGAAAAAGAGATTCAATAGATCCATTTGTTAGGCCTAATCAGGGGAATGCTTCAGTCTACTTCGATGATCCAGATGGAAATAGTTTAGAATTAATGTGTTTTGTAAGTGTCCCTGAGAACTTAAAGAATATATCCAATAAATTATCAATCGAAGAATGGGAAGATCTTTTGAAAGATAAAAACTAA
- a CDS encoding metallophosphoesterase: MKIVVISDTHCSRKSRKLPARLLDVLPSADLILHAGDWSDWSVYPLLSEYAPVEGVAGNTDPSEIAEKLGYSRIVEVEGLRLGLVHGHLGSKGTEQNAIHTFAGQHVDAVIYGHSHIPVMHTVDNTLVFNPGSPTDKRFQKQYSFGIMTIDQGKIQAEHVFFDRD, translated from the coding sequence ATGAAAATTGTAGTCATCTCCGACACACATTGTTCACGTAAATCACGGAAGTTACCGGCTAGGCTCTTGGATGTATTGCCGAGTGCCGATCTCATTCTTCATGCCGGTGACTGGTCGGATTGGAGCGTATACCCATTGCTTAGTGAGTATGCACCAGTTGAAGGGGTAGCTGGTAATACGGACCCGTCCGAAATCGCTGAAAAACTGGGATATTCCCGTATTGTTGAAGTGGAAGGACTTCGTCTGGGTCTCGTGCACGGTCATCTGGGATCAAAGGGTACGGAGCAGAATGCAATTCATACCTTTGCAGGCCAGCATGTGGATGCTGTGATCTACGGACACTCACACATCCCGGTGATGCATACCGTGGACAACACACTGGTATTTAATCCGGGGTCGCCTACGGATAAACGTTTTCAGAAGCAATACTCATTTGGCATCATGACAATAGATCAGGGGAAAATACAGGCTGAACACGTGTTCTTTGATCGGGATTAG
- a CDS encoding DUF4259 domain-containing protein, which produces MGAWGTGIFENDDVLDWKADLLDSDDIELIEETIEEVLEEDYIESDLASNALGAIEILVALQGNPGKEILNNQSNTEDLYDWIDKHKGKGKKLISKAKRAVKKIKKDSELKELWEESEEYPIWLNTINDLENRL; this is translated from the coding sequence ATGGGAGCATGGGGAACTGGAATTTTCGAGAACGATGATGTATTAGATTGGAAGGCAGATTTACTTGATTCTGATGACATCGAATTAATTGAAGAGACGATTGAAGAAGTATTAGAAGAAGATTATATTGAGTCAGATTTAGCTTCCAATGCTTTAGGCGCAATTGAGATCCTTGTAGCATTACAAGGTAATCCTGGGAAAGAAATATTGAATAATCAAAGTAATACAGAGGATCTATATGACTGGATCGATAAACATAAAGGTAAAGGAAAAAAACTCATTTCAAAAGCTAAACGAGCAGTTAAGAAAATTAAGAAAGATTCAGAACTAAAAGAGCTATGGGAAGAATCCGAAGAATACCCAATCTGGTTAAATACAATAAATGACTTAGAAAATCGATTGTAA
- a CDS encoding Gfo/Idh/MocA family oxidoreductase: MSIVRVAVIGIGNMGAAHARTLVAGEVPGAELVAVCDVRREMESWVSSHLPATVTYWQDAEQMMASGTIDAVIIATPHYDHPEQAIQAFQHGLHVMIEKPAGVYTKQVRKMNEGAAASGKVFSMMYNQRTNPLYIKLRDLIASGELGEVRRTNWIITNWYRSQSYYDSGGWRATWAGEGGGVLINQDPHQLDLWQWTIGMMPVRMRAFCSFGKYRNIEVEDDVTAYVEYENGATGVFVTTTGEAPGTNRFEVNGDRGKIVIEDGKLTFWRLRESEPEFNQRFTGGFGQPECWKCEVPITGVETGHPGLIRNWVDAIRTGVPLIAPGEDGIHGLTLSNAMLLSTWTDNWVDLPIDEDLFYEHLQERIAGSTTKKDKAFSGSQPADLSQTFK, from the coding sequence ATGAGTATCGTACGAGTAGCGGTGATTGGTATAGGAAACATGGGAGCAGCACATGCCAGAACGTTGGTGGCTGGAGAAGTACCCGGTGCAGAGCTGGTCGCCGTATGTGATGTAAGAAGAGAGATGGAGAGCTGGGTATCCAGTCATCTTCCGGCAACGGTAACTTATTGGCAGGATGCTGAGCAGATGATGGCTTCGGGTACGATTGATGCGGTCATTATTGCAACGCCGCATTATGATCATCCGGAACAGGCCATTCAGGCTTTCCAGCATGGCTTGCATGTCATGATCGAGAAGCCGGCCGGTGTATATACGAAACAGGTACGCAAGATGAATGAAGGGGCCGCAGCCAGTGGCAAAGTCTTTTCCATGATGTACAACCAGCGGACCAATCCACTATACATTAAGCTGAGAGACTTGATTGCTTCGGGCGAACTGGGTGAGGTACGGCGTACCAACTGGATTATTACGAACTGGTATCGATCCCAAAGTTACTATGATTCCGGCGGCTGGCGGGCAACATGGGCAGGTGAAGGGGGCGGTGTACTGATTAACCAGGACCCGCATCAACTGGATCTGTGGCAGTGGACCATCGGCATGATGCCGGTGCGAATGCGTGCTTTCTGTTCGTTTGGCAAGTATCGGAACATTGAAGTGGAAGATGATGTAACAGCTTATGTGGAGTATGAAAATGGAGCAACGGGTGTCTTTGTAACGACTACTGGCGAAGCACCGGGTACGAACCGATTTGAGGTCAACGGAGACCGAGGTAAAATCGTGATCGAAGACGGAAAACTTACGTTCTGGCGACTTCGGGAATCTGAACCTGAATTCAATCAGCGGTTTACCGGAGGTTTTGGACAGCCAGAATGCTGGAAATGTGAGGTTCCGATTACAGGTGTGGAAACGGGGCATCCGGGTCTGATTCGCAATTGGGTAGATGCCATTCGTACAGGCGTACCACTTATTGCTCCCGGTGAGGATGGTATACACGGATTAACATTGTCGAACGCTATGTTGCTGTCCACCTGGACGGATAACTGGGTGGATCTGCCGATCGATGAGGATCTGTTCTATGAGCATTTGCAAGAACGTATTGCTGGTTCCACGACAAAGAAAGACAAGGCATTCAGTGGCAGTCAACCTGCTGATTTGAGTCAGACGTTTAAATGA
- a CDS encoding sugar phosphate isomerase/epimerase family protein, whose product MKLSVFTVATPDLNAEELASAAAAAGIDGIEWRFRGIPEDAMSEEPSYWRNNRCSVDPSRWEEQVPVFREAALGQGRKSIALVPYLNCEDLSATKQAFQAAAGLGASMMRVGVPGYDRKTSYPELYRKAVDYLSEVQDLAKQYNIKAIVETHHQTIAPTASLAYRLVQSLDPQHVGVLYDPGNMVHEGYENHRMGLELLGPYLAHVHVKNAGWFEAEGKDSQKANVTEKSSGVALNTAWKCHWTPLTEGMVDWVQMVRDLRAVGYDGYYGIEDFSGALESKAMLQHFADVFAEIEHRVDEEEQS is encoded by the coding sequence ATGAAACTGTCTGTATTCACGGTGGCTACCCCTGATCTGAATGCAGAAGAACTGGCATCGGCTGCGGCAGCAGCGGGAATTGATGGAATTGAGTGGAGATTCCGTGGAATTCCTGAAGATGCTATGTCTGAAGAGCCTTCTTACTGGAGAAATAATCGATGCTCGGTAGATCCGAGCCGCTGGGAGGAACAGGTTCCTGTTTTTCGTGAAGCAGCGTTAGGGCAGGGTAGAAAATCCATCGCACTTGTACCGTATCTGAACTGTGAAGATCTGTCTGCCACCAAGCAAGCGTTTCAGGCTGCGGCTGGGTTAGGAGCTTCAATGATGCGTGTAGGTGTTCCTGGATATGATCGCAAGACCAGTTATCCTGAGTTGTATCGTAAAGCCGTTGATTACCTGAGTGAAGTACAAGATCTGGCCAAACAGTACAACATCAAGGCGATTGTAGAGACACATCATCAGACGATTGCACCGACGGCATCGCTGGCCTATCGGCTTGTACAATCGCTCGACCCGCAGCATGTGGGTGTATTGTACGATCCAGGCAATATGGTGCATGAAGGATATGAGAATCATCGAATGGGACTTGAGTTGCTGGGCCCTTATCTGGCTCATGTACATGTAAAAAATGCCGGGTGGTTTGAAGCAGAAGGGAAAGATTCGCAAAAGGCTAACGTGACTGAGAAGAGCAGCGGAGTGGCTCTGAATACAGCCTGGAAATGTCACTGGACGCCGCTGACTGAAGGCATGGTCGATTGGGTACAGATGGTGCGGGATCTTCGTGCCGTTGGATATGACGGATACTACGGAATTGAGGACTTTAGTGGTGCCTTGGAATCCAAGGCGATGTTACAGCATTTTGCAGACGTTTTCGCCGAAATTGAGCATCGTGTGGACGAGGAGGAGCAGTCATGA
- a CDS encoding IS3 family transposase (programmed frameshift), which translates to MPKQQRRTFTTEFKKQMVQLFENGKSRAAIVEEYDLTASALDRWIKQSQATGSFKEKDNRSPEENELMAMRKELQRLRMENDIFKASRADHGTKVTIIQNNRDKYSVSAMCNVLEIAKSTFYHEAKEKPNEDELTEAIVEIFHKNRKVYGTRKIKAKLQERGLIVSRRRIGRIMQEQSLVSTYTVAQFKPHKTAYNEEETVNELGREFNQTEAKRFVVSDLTYVKVGHRWHYICVLMDLFNREIIGHSAGPHKDAALVSRAFATVEGDLSQIQWFHTDRGSEFKNHVMDQLLGTFGIGRSLSKKGCPYDNAVAEATYKVMKTEFIYQMEFRNLRHLELELYDYVNWFNRHRVHGSLGYLTPVQYRQEALKKVV; encoded by the exons ATGCCTAAACAACAACGACGCACATTCACAACCGAGTTCAAAAAACAAATGGTGCAACTCTTTGAAAACGGCAAATCCAGAGCTGCAATTGTGGAGGAATACGACCTCACTGCTTCGGCTCTAGACCGCTGGATCAAGCAATCGCAGGCAACGGGCTCTTTCAAAGAGAAAGACAACCGTTCACCTGAAGAAAACGAATTAATGGCTATGCGTAAAGAACTCCAACGTTTACGGATGGAGAACGACATTT TTAAAGCAAGCCGCGCTGATCATGGGACGAAAGTAACTATCATCCAGAATAACCGTGATAAATACTCAGTATCAGCAATGTGTAACGTCCTCGAAATCGCCAAAAGCACCTTCTATCATGAAGCGAAGGAAAAGCCAAATGAAGATGAGCTCACGGAAGCTATTGTGGAGATATTCCACAAAAATCGAAAAGTCTATGGTACACGAAAGATAAAAGCCAAGCTTCAGGAACGAGGACTCATCGTATCTAGACGTCGCATTGGTCGAATCATGCAAGAGCAGAGTCTCGTCTCCACGTACACCGTTGCGCAATTTAAGCCTCATAAAACGGCCTATAATGAGGAGGAAACAGTGAATGAACTGGGTCGGGAGTTTAATCAGACGGAAGCAAAGCGCTTCGTGGTCAGCGATCTCACGTATGTGAAGGTCGGTCATCGGTGGCATTACATTTGTGTGCTCATGGACCTGTTCAATCGAGAAATTATTGGCCACAGTGCAGGTCCACATAAGGACGCTGCTCTGGTTTCGCGTGCCTTTGCAACGGTAGAAGGCGACTTGAGCCAAATCCAGTGGTTTCATACGGATCGTGGGAGTGAGTTTAAGAACCACGTGATGGACCAGCTTCTAGGCACGTTTGGTATTGGTCGATCACTCAGCAAGAAAGGATGTCCCTACGATAACGCTGTGGCCGAAGCCACCTACAAGGTCATGAAAACGGAGTTTATTTACCAAATGGAATTCCGAAACCTCCGTCATTTGGAATTGGAATTATACGACTACGTTAACTGGTTTAACAGGCACAGAGTTCATGGATCACTGGGGTATTTGACGCCTGTTCAGTATCGCCAAGAAGCCCTTAAAAAAGTTGTCTGA
- a CDS encoding inositol monophosphatase family protein, giving the protein MDRKIIQTAKEIAIRIIREAGLISKEKFDNFVELRSKDEFGDVVTEVDHICEEIIIKQIQDVFPNHQIHSEEAGLIGTRHDWLWLIDPLDGTNNFAIGLPVFSISITLMYKREPVIGVVYEPLTERLLV; this is encoded by the coding sequence ATGGATCGTAAGATTATTCAAACCGCAAAAGAGATAGCAATAAGAATTATTCGCGAAGCAGGTCTAATCTCTAAAGAGAAGTTTGATAACTTTGTTGAACTGAGATCTAAAGATGAATTTGGGGATGTGGTTACTGAAGTAGATCATATCTGTGAAGAAATCATTATCAAACAAATACAAGACGTATTTCCAAATCATCAGATACACAGTGAAGAGGCAGGGCTTATCGGAACTAGGCACGATTGGTTATGGTTAATTGATCCTTTAGATGGAACTAATAATTTTGCAATTGGTTTACCTGTTTTTTCAATATCAATTACCTTAATGTACAAAAGAGAGCCTGTTATTGGAGTGGTCTATGAACCTCTAACAGAACGTTTATTAGTTTAA